Proteins found in one Planococcus citri chromosome 2, ihPlaCitr1.1, whole genome shotgun sequence genomic segment:
- the LOC135837616 gene encoding uncharacterized protein LOC135837616 — MRLIFIFGVFILLYCNAFTYTAHPSSKNVLFILDKVNPTEYDLAWLKTRTQNLFSRCDQNGFDFSIKRMWFLPQINTRNSIPTTSESTLRTLLTQLERSPSYSVIYVITNVTTPSDNTPLDDILEKIQIKRTEVNFLIGTQLSSQDNGTDSLKKYATITSVSNGYIMGPESFLFDESRFTDSMYLRLTSLPLEVTLPAVVRKDNQTYCADVDSLADRDRIEALNLDLYETNADMPRTSQIKWQMAVTPLTHTIQNCDDSYYKRMNTMELSDVVAEGFTRKYFDYDYGFSTEEVRYLNETYTRPIHGTQTQLYVSFVDENVEYEFDHFEILFVNGSSYGEKILLQPIPETNLYTGSFLPPNGYFYIQVTINAADRVVNRLSSTAMSAAEGFGEDHRNPIFEYKPTFKLPTSTTSKDNPGFDYYYYIKITLTVIATIVVYGAAAWLGWACGHYITKYLILKYCMPNKETEKRSDVEKAHYRAVPKGDVPYEVLKV, encoded by the exons atgcgtttaattttcattttcggtgTTTTCATTCTACTTTATTGCAATG cATTTACCTATACGGCGCATCCCTCGAGcaaaaatgttctttttatATTAGATAAAGTGAATCCGACCGAATACGACCTGGCTTGGCTAAAAACAAGAACACAAAATCTGTTTTCCAGATGTGATCAAAACGGCTTTGATTTCTCGATCAAGAGAATGTGGTTTCTACCtc AAATCAACACGCGTAACTCGATTCCCACAACTTCCGAATCAACGTTGAGAACTCTTCTGACACAATTAGAACGTTCTCCATCGTATTCTGTAATCTATGTCATTACAAATGTGACCACGCCTAGCGATAATACCCCACTGGacgatattttggaaaaaatacaaatcaaaaGAACAGAG gtCAACTTTCTCATTGGAACACAGTTGTCTTCCCAAGATAATGGAACCGACTCCCTCAAAAAGTATGCAACGATTACGTCCGTGAGCAACGGATACATAATGGGTCCAGAATCGTTTCTATTCGATGAG TCCAGGTTCACAGATTCCATGTATCTGAGGTTAACATCTCTTCCTTTAGAAGTAACCCTTCCAGCAGTCGTACGCAAAGATAACCAAACATACTGCGCAGACGTGGATTCATTAGCAGATAGAGATAGGATCGAAGCTTTGAATTTAGACTTGTACGAAACGAATGCAGATATGCCTAGAACCAGCCAAATTAAATGGCAAATGGCAGTGACCCCTTTGACACATACTATCCAG aattgtgaCGACTCTTACTACAAAAGAATGAATACCATGGAGTTATCTGACGTGGTTGCCGAAGGCTTTACCAGAAAATATTTCGACTACGATTATGGGTTTTCTACGGAAGAGGTTCGTTATTTAAACGAGACCTATACACGACCAATACACG GAACACAAACCCAACTTTACGTATCCTTCGTTGACGAAAACGTCGAATATGAATTTGATCATTTCGAGATACTGTTCGTGAATGGAAGTTCTTACGGAGAAAAGATCCTTCTGCAGCCGATTCCAGAAACGAATTTATACACCGGATCATTTTTACCGCCAAACGGATATTTTTACATACAA GTAACGATTAATGCGGCAGACAGAGTAGTCAATCGATTATCATCTACTGCAATGAGCGCTGCGGAAGGATTCGGAGAAGATCATCGTAATCCAATTTTCGAATACAAACCAACATTCAAATTGCCTACATCGACTACTTCGAAAGATAACCCCGGctttgattattattattacattaAGATAACTTTGACAGTAATCGCAACAATCGTAGTATACGGTGCTGCTGCCTGGTTAGGATGGGCCTGTGGTCATTATATAACTAAATATCTCATACTCAAATATTGCATGCCCAACAAAGAAACAGAGAAACGATCAGATGTCGAAAAAGCTCACTATCGAGCGGTGCCAAAGGGCGATGTTCCTTACGAAGTCCTCAAGGTATAA
- the LOC135837625 gene encoding uncharacterized protein LOC135837625 encodes MGQKLFKYHTFSASYYKRLNTAPQKVCQIEIESIDNYTFCVNMDSFFINAAVEELIFGSLDPWGCEMNAGDHRQIEAATRTSEVCTRVYKKLNPLEAQSIRCTYKGENDFDYGFSLQDVRSLNETFRRPMNGTSNKIYVSSSYNKNEFHHFNIIFVNGTSIAQNIPLRPMNKSDLFVGSFQPPDKGYFYIQVIRIDNGAKVLARISNAISAADGFGANHKNPTFEYRPEYSNAYFNQKPKQSSCGCGCNSKPSLSKAEDSGLSIVYLFIAVAVLATLVVGVSLYLYLTPLYNRLNSLFSRLSD; translated from the exons ATgggccaaaaattattcaaatatcaTACG TTTTCAGCATCGTATTACAAGAGGTTAAATACTGCACCACAAAAAGTATGCCAAATAGAAATTGAAAGCATCGATAATTATACATTCTGCGTCAATAtggattcatttttcattaatgcAGCAGTGGAAGAGCTAATTTTCGGTAGTTTGGATCCATGGGGGTGCGAAATGAATGCAGGAGACCATCGTCAAATCGAGGCAGCGACACGAACTTCCGAG GTATGCACTCgtgtttataaaaaattaaatccacTAGAAGCTCAATCAATTCGATGTACGTATAAAGGCGAAAACGACTTTGATTACGGTTTTTCCCTACAAGACGTTCGTTCCTTAAACGAGACATTCAGAAGACCAATGAACG GAACTTCGAATAAAATATACGTATCGTCGAGctacaataaaaatgaatttcatcatttcaatatAATCTTCGTGAATGGCACTTCTATTGCACAAAACATTCCTTTACGGCCGATGAATAAATCCGATTTATTTGTAGGATCATTCCAACCGCCAGACAAAGGCTATTTTTATATTCAA gtaataAGAATCGATAACGGAGCAAAAGTACTGGCGCGAATTTCGAATGCAATCAGTGCTGCAGATGGGTTTGGTGCAAACcataaaaatccaacttttgaATACAGACCGGAGTACTCGAATGCGTATTTTAATCAGAAACCCAAACAATCGAGCTGTGGATGTGGATGTAATTCAAAGCCTTCGTTATCAAAAGCCGAGGATTCAGGTCTTTCTATCGTTTACCTATTTATTGCGGTTGCAGTATTAGCCACGTTGGTTGTGGGGGTGTCCTTGTATTTGTACTTGACTCCTCTTTACAATCGATTAAATTCATTATTCTCTAGACTATCAGATTAA
- the LOC135837597 gene encoding uncharacterized protein LOC135837597 isoform X1, which yields MRLIFIFGVYILLYCNACPSSKKTVIFILDKVNPTEYDQDWLYTRIKNLLSRCAQNGFDFQFKASWRGSFESRNYLTVDNIVSNSTIVENGFIIRGQSTLEINLLKQLKCIPPYSVIYVITNVTMPSNKTLVDDILEEIQIKRTEVNFLIGSKCSLEKDFNTDSLKKYALITSISNGYIMGQESFLFNESRFTDSVYLRLTSVPLEVTFPAVVRKNNKTYCANIDSLADKDRIEENLQLGLYETNADMPRTSQIKWEMAVTPLTHTIQNCDDLFYKRINTLEFSDVVAEGFTRKYFDYDYGFSTEEIRYINETYKRPIRGKPNQLYVSFVDENVEYEFEHFEILFVNGSSYGEKIYLQPKPETNLYTGSFLPPNGYFYIRVTINAADRVVNRLSSTAMSAAEGFGENHRNPIFEYKPIFKVEKVLATTSKPPPSKDNTLLSDYCIKINLKTIVIIALYIGAAFLGWAFSQVVLKPLILKYCMSNEETEKRSDVEKAHYRAVPKGDVPYGVIKV from the exons ATgcgtttaattttcattttcggtgTTTACATTCTACTTTATTGCAATG CGTGTCCCTCGAGCAAAAAAACTGTTATTTTTATATTAGATAAAGTGAATCCGACCGAATACGACCAGGATTGGCTATATACAAGAATAAAAAATCTGCTTTCCAGATGTGCTCAAAATGGCTTTGATTTCCAGTTCAAGGCATCATGGCGGGGTTCCTTTGAATCTC GTAATTATCTAACCGTCGACAATATCGTCTCGAATTCCACAATTGTCGAGAACGGTTTCATCATCAGAGGCCAATCAACGTTGGAAATTAATCTTCTGAAGCAATTGAAATGTATTCCACCGTATTCGGTAATCTATGTCATCACAAATGTGACCATGCCCAGTAATAAGACCCTAGTAGACGATATTTTGGAAGAAATACAAATCAAAAGAACAGAG gTCAACTTTCTCATTGGATCGAAGTGTTCTTTAGAAAAAGATTTTAATACCGACTCCCTCAAAAAGTATGCATTGATTACGTCTATCAGCAACGGGTACATAATGGGTCAAGAATCGTTTCTATTCAATGAG TCCAGGTTCACAGATTCCGTGTATCTGAGGTTAACGTCTGTCCCTCTAGAAGTAACCTTCCCAGCAGTCGTacgcaaaaataacaaaacataTTGCGCAAACATAGATTCGTTAGCAGATAAAGACAGgattgaagaaaatttgcaattaGGCTTGTATGAGACGAATGCAGACATGCCTAGAACGAGCCAAATCAAATGGGAAATGGCAGTGACGCCTTTGACACATACTATCCAG aattgcgaCGACCTTTTCTACAAAAGAATCAACACATTGGAGTTTTCTGACGTGGTTGCCGAAGGCTTTACCAGAAAATATTTCGACTACGATTATGGATTTTCTACGGAAGAGATTCGTTATATAAACGAGACATATAAACGACCAATACgcg GAAAACCAAACCAACTTTATGTATCCTTCGTTGACGAAAACGTCGAATATGAATTCGAACATTTCGAGATACTGTTCGTGAATGGAAGTTCTTACGGAGAAAAGATTTATCTGCAGCCGAAACCAGAAACGAATTTATACACCGGATCATTTTTACCGCCAAACGGATATTTTTACATACGA gtAACGATTAATGCGGCAGACAGAGTAGTCAATCGATTATCATCTACTGCAATGAGCGCTGCGGAAGGATTCGGAGAAAATCATCGTAATCCAATTTTCGAATACAAACCAATATTCAAAGTCGAGAAAGTACTGGCTACCACGTCTAAACCACCACCTTCAAAAGATAACACCTTATTGTCTGATTATTGCATTaagataaatttaaaaacaatcgTAATAATCGCATTATACATTGGTGCTGCCTTCTTAGGATGGGCCTTTAGTCAGGTTGTACTTAAACCACTCATACTCAAATATTGCATGTCCAACGAAGAAACAGAGAAACGATCAGATGTCGAAAAAGCTCACTATCGAGCGGTGCCAAAGGGCGATGTTCCTTACGGAGTCATCAAGGTATAA
- the LOC135837597 gene encoding uncharacterized protein LOC135837597 isoform X2, whose amino-acid sequence MPSNKTLVDDILEEIQIKRTEVNFLIGSKCSLEKDFNTDSLKKYALITSISNGYIMGQESFLFNESRFTDSVYLRLTSVPLEVTFPAVVRKNNKTYCANIDSLADKDRIEENLQLGLYETNADMPRTSQIKWEMAVTPLTHTIQNCDDLFYKRINTLEFSDVVAEGFTRKYFDYDYGFSTEEIRYINETYKRPIRGKPNQLYVSFVDENVEYEFEHFEILFVNGSSYGEKIYLQPKPETNLYTGSFLPPNGYFYIRVTINAADRVVNRLSSTAMSAAEGFGENHRNPIFEYKPIFKVEKVLATTSKPPPSKDNTLLSDYCIKINLKTIVIIALYIGAAFLGWAFSQVVLKPLILKYCMSNEETEKRSDVEKAHYRAVPKGDVPYGVIKV is encoded by the exons ATGCCCAGTAATAAGACCCTAGTAGACGATATTTTGGAAGAAATACAAATCAAAAGAACAGAG gTCAACTTTCTCATTGGATCGAAGTGTTCTTTAGAAAAAGATTTTAATACCGACTCCCTCAAAAAGTATGCATTGATTACGTCTATCAGCAACGGGTACATAATGGGTCAAGAATCGTTTCTATTCAATGAG TCCAGGTTCACAGATTCCGTGTATCTGAGGTTAACGTCTGTCCCTCTAGAAGTAACCTTCCCAGCAGTCGTacgcaaaaataacaaaacataTTGCGCAAACATAGATTCGTTAGCAGATAAAGACAGgattgaagaaaatttgcaattaGGCTTGTATGAGACGAATGCAGACATGCCTAGAACGAGCCAAATCAAATGGGAAATGGCAGTGACGCCTTTGACACATACTATCCAG aattgcgaCGACCTTTTCTACAAAAGAATCAACACATTGGAGTTTTCTGACGTGGTTGCCGAAGGCTTTACCAGAAAATATTTCGACTACGATTATGGATTTTCTACGGAAGAGATTCGTTATATAAACGAGACATATAAACGACCAATACgcg GAAAACCAAACCAACTTTATGTATCCTTCGTTGACGAAAACGTCGAATATGAATTCGAACATTTCGAGATACTGTTCGTGAATGGAAGTTCTTACGGAGAAAAGATTTATCTGCAGCCGAAACCAGAAACGAATTTATACACCGGATCATTTTTACCGCCAAACGGATATTTTTACATACGA gtAACGATTAATGCGGCAGACAGAGTAGTCAATCGATTATCATCTACTGCAATGAGCGCTGCGGAAGGATTCGGAGAAAATCATCGTAATCCAATTTTCGAATACAAACCAATATTCAAAGTCGAGAAAGTACTGGCTACCACGTCTAAACCACCACCTTCAAAAGATAACACCTTATTGTCTGATTATTGCATTaagataaatttaaaaacaatcgTAATAATCGCATTATACATTGGTGCTGCCTTCTTAGGATGGGCCTTTAGTCAGGTTGTACTTAAACCACTCATACTCAAATATTGCATGTCCAACGAAGAAACAGAGAAACGATCAGATGTCGAAAAAGCTCACTATCGAGCGGTGCCAAAGGGCGATGTTCCTTACGGAGTCATCAAGGTATAA
- the LOC135837610 gene encoding uncharacterized protein LOC135837610, with the protein MMVTFVNFKMRLIFVFVVFVLIKCNVSTPIGCDPALKAIGFIYLYDQMDETTKTTDWLSRNIDTLMNKLANGGMCFCMCKRFCNNYHLYNGVKTDLKITVQSTLETLLQHLRESSSYSVIFVVTNATEPSNGNPIDHILEEIQNKRTQVNFIIGTETPFSDNDSLREYKLIASISNGFILGPEIFQSDKFTDEIYLRLAYQPQVLRLFALDSIKNDFSFCTDAAPFFTTALKDLKFRNCSAKEDEKKTGKPRRSIMTNLIEKGGGDTINEETVIKACSVENHVNPVWFNYIGFTSSDYDFDYGFTIEDVVSMDDTYRRPINGMTNKIYVSLTDKNFEHGVDHFKILFLNETQFGGNIAVEQIQGTDLFVGSFDPPKKEYFYVEVTSYVNKQTTVSRISSTAVNAADGFGDDHGNRIFEHRPKFKCQPILKRQPVASKSYDNNNGIYYLFIGVLLGLLLLIVGLHFALKLFKPDTSRFAEFLQRKFRKCSEQDKKPLQQRLKDDKDRHPAVSTVDRV; encoded by the exons ATGATGGTTAcgtttgtaaatttcaaaatgcgtTTGATATTCGTGTTCGTTGTGTTCGTGTTAATTAAATGCAATG tttcaacTCCTATAGGATGTGACCCGGCGTTGAAAGCGATTGGTTTTATATATTTGTACGACCAAATGGATGAGACCACGAAAACCACCGACTGGTTATCAAGAAACATCGACACACTTATGAATAAGCTAGCCAATGGTGGAATGTGTTTTTGTATGTGTAAGAGATTCTGCAACAACTATCATTTAT ACAATGGCGTGAAAACCGATTTAAAAATCACAGTTCAGTCAACTTTGGAAACTCTGCTCCAGCACTTACGAGAATCTAGTTCATATTCAGTCATTTTCGTAGTAACAAATGCCACCGAACCAAGCAACGGGAATCCAATCGACCACATCTTGGAAGAGATCCAAAACAAAAGAACACAA gtcAACTTTATTATCGGAACGGAGACTCCATTTTCAGACAACGATTCGCTCCGAGAATACAAATTAATTGCTTCTATAAGCAACGGATTTATATTAGGCCCAGAAATATTTCAATCTGATAAG tttaCAGATGAGATTTATCTGAGGTTAGCTTATCAACCTCAAGTACTACGTCTTTTTGCATTGGATAGcatcaaaaacgatttttcattttgcacgGACGCAGCGCCATTTTTTACCACTGCTttaaaagacttgaaattcaggAATTGCAGCGCAAAGgaggacgaaaaaaaaacaggaaaaccTCGGCGAAGTATAATGaccaatttgattgaaaaaggcGGTGGAGATACGATAAATGAAGAAACTGTTATCAAG GCGTGCTCTGTTGAAAACCATGTAAATCCAGTATGGTTTAATTATATAGGATTTACTAGCAGCGATTACGACTTTGATTACGGGTTTACGATAGAAGACGTTGTTTCCATGGATGACACATATCGAAGACCAATAAATG GAATGACAAACAAAATCTACGTATCATTGAcggacaaaaattttgaacatggaGTTGATCATTTTAAGATACTCTTTCTGAACGAAACTCAATTTGGAGGAAATATTGCAGTGGAACAGATACAGGGAACCGATTTGTTTGTAGGATCGTTTGATCCACCAAAGAAGGAATATTTTTACGTTGAA GTAACGAGTTATGTAAACAAACAAACAACTGTTTCTCGAATTTCATCGACTGCTGTAAATGCTGCGGATGGGTTCGGAGATGATCATGGCAATCGAATATTTGAACATCGACCAAAATTTAAATGCCAACCAATACTTAAACGGCAACCAGTAGCATCAAAATCATACGACAACAACAACGGCATATATTACTTATTCATAGGCGTGCTGTTAGGCTTATTGTTGTTAATCGTAGGGCTTCATTTTGCACTAAAGCTTTTCAAACCAGATACCTCCAGGTTTGCTGAATTTTTACAACGGAAATTTCGTAAGTGCTCCGAGCAGGATAAAAAACCGCTACAGCAACGATTAAAAGACGATAAGGATCGTCATCCAGCAGTATCAACTGTCGATCGTGTCTAG
- the LOC135837617 gene encoding uncharacterized protein LOC135837617 isoform X1 has translation MKVTRSIFMFVVFMLCDEHNGCTSTMFKKIDFIYDKMDMTANDIDWLLGNIDTIINKLSNDWMNLVVCSTFYTSYHPNNGEPLNSTSLRNNLKITVQATLETLLQQLRVAPSYSVIFVITNATKPSNAAPIDLILEEIQNKRIQVNFLIGKEISISDNDSLQEYKLIASISNGFIKGREIFQFDKFTEAIYLRLTYQPQEIRTFSLQKINSDVSFCTHADPFLGSALNDLKWSNCSAKECERVPGNPWRSIMTNLIEKGDEVTNYESFEETLAKTCSFKKPVVSTWFHYIGFTRSDYDFDYGFTIEDVVSLDDTYRKPINGMRNKIYVSLTDKNFEHGVDHFKILFLNETQFGENIAVKQILGTDLFVGSFDPPKKEYFYVEVTSYVNNETTVSRISSTAVNAAEGFGDDHDNRIFEHRPIFKRQPVSSKSYDNYDAYYFFIGVLLVLLVFIKCRHWYKQGENPHQGLKVDKDRYRTVSTVNRV, from the exons ATGAAGGTTACTCGATCGATTTTCATGTTCGTTGTGTTCATGTTATGTGATGAACACAATG GATGTACCTCGACGATGTTTAAAAAGATTGATTTTATATACGACAAAATGGATATGACCGCGAACGACATCGACTGGTTATTAGGAAACATCGATACAATTATCAATAAGCTATCCAATGATTGGATGAATTTAGTTGTATGTAGCACATTCTACACCAGCTATCACCCAA ACAATGGCGAACCACTGAATTCTACATCTTTGAGAAACAATCTAAAAATCACAGTTCAGGCAACATTGGAAACTCTGCTCCAGCAATTACGTGTAGCTCCTTCATATTCGGTGATTTTCGTCATAACAAATGCTACTAAACCAAGCAATGCGGCTCCAATCGACTTAATTTTGGAAGAGATACAAAATAAACGAATACAA GTCAACTTTCTCATCGGAAAGGAGATTTCAATTTCAGACAACGATTCGCTCCAAGAATACAAATTAATTGCTTCTATAAGCAACGGATTTATAAAAGGCcgagaaatatttcaattcgatAAG tttacAGAGGCGATATATCTGAGATTAACTTATCAACCTCAAGAAATTCGtactttttcacttcaaaaaatcaacagtgATGTATCATTTTGCACGCACGCAGATCCATTTCTTGGCAGTGCtttaaacgacttgaaatggAGCAATTGCAGTGCAAAGGAGTGCGAAAGAGTCCCAGGAAATCCTTGGCGAAGTATAATGACGAACTTGATTGAAAAGGGGGATGAAGTGACGAACTACGAGTCGTTTGAAGAAACTCTTGCCAAG ACATGCTCTTTTAAAAAACCAGTAGTTTCAACGTGGTTTCATTATATAGGATTTACTAGAAGTGATTACGACTTTGATTACGGGTTCACCATTGAAGACGTTGTTTCCTTGGATGACACATATCGAAAACCAATAAACG GAATGAGAAACAAAATCTACGTTTCATTGACGgacaaaaatttcgaacacGGAGTTGATCATTTTAAGATTCTCTTTCTGAATGAAACTCAATTTGGAGAAAACATTGCAGTGAAACAGATACTGGGAACCGATTTATTTGTAGGATCATTTGATCCACCAAAGAAGGAATATTTTTACGTTGAA GTAACGAGTTACGTAAACAATGAAACAACTGTTTCTCGAATTTCATCGACTGCTGTGAATGCTGCAGAAGGGTTCGGAGACGATCATGACAATCGAATATTTGAACATCGACCAATATTTAAAAGGCAACCAGTATCATCAAAATCATACGACAACTATGACGCATATTACTTCTTCATAGGCGTGCTGTTAGTCTTATTGGTGTTTATCAAATGTCGTCATTGGTACAAACAGGGTGAAAACCCACATCAAGGATTAAAAGTCGATAAGGATCGTTATCGAACGGTATCAACCGTCAATCGTGTCTAG
- the LOC135837617 gene encoding uncharacterized protein LOC135837617 isoform X2 yields MKVTRSIFMFVVFMLCDEHNGCTSTMFKKIDFIYDKMDMTANDIDWLLGNIDTIINKLSNDWMNLVVCSTFYTSYHPNNGEPLNSTSLRNNLKITVQATLETLLQQLRVAPSYSVIFVITNATKPSNAAPIDLILEEIQNKRIQFTEAIYLRLTYQPQEIRTFSLQKINSDVSFCTHADPFLGSALNDLKWSNCSAKECERVPGNPWRSIMTNLIEKGDEVTNYESFEETLAKTCSFKKPVVSTWFHYIGFTRSDYDFDYGFTIEDVVSLDDTYRKPINGMRNKIYVSLTDKNFEHGVDHFKILFLNETQFGENIAVKQILGTDLFVGSFDPPKKEYFYVEVTSYVNNETTVSRISSTAVNAAEGFGDDHDNRIFEHRPIFKRQPVSSKSYDNYDAYYFFIGVLLVLLVFIKCRHWYKQGENPHQGLKVDKDRYRTVSTVNRV; encoded by the exons ATGAAGGTTACTCGATCGATTTTCATGTTCGTTGTGTTCATGTTATGTGATGAACACAATG GATGTACCTCGACGATGTTTAAAAAGATTGATTTTATATACGACAAAATGGATATGACCGCGAACGACATCGACTGGTTATTAGGAAACATCGATACAATTATCAATAAGCTATCCAATGATTGGATGAATTTAGTTGTATGTAGCACATTCTACACCAGCTATCACCCAA ACAATGGCGAACCACTGAATTCTACATCTTTGAGAAACAATCTAAAAATCACAGTTCAGGCAACATTGGAAACTCTGCTCCAGCAATTACGTGTAGCTCCTTCATATTCGGTGATTTTCGTCATAACAAATGCTACTAAACCAAGCAATGCGGCTCCAATCGACTTAATTTTGGAAGAGATACAAAATAAACGAATACAA tttacAGAGGCGATATATCTGAGATTAACTTATCAACCTCAAGAAATTCGtactttttcacttcaaaaaatcaacagtgATGTATCATTTTGCACGCACGCAGATCCATTTCTTGGCAGTGCtttaaacgacttgaaatggAGCAATTGCAGTGCAAAGGAGTGCGAAAGAGTCCCAGGAAATCCTTGGCGAAGTATAATGACGAACTTGATTGAAAAGGGGGATGAAGTGACGAACTACGAGTCGTTTGAAGAAACTCTTGCCAAG ACATGCTCTTTTAAAAAACCAGTAGTTTCAACGTGGTTTCATTATATAGGATTTACTAGAAGTGATTACGACTTTGATTACGGGTTCACCATTGAAGACGTTGTTTCCTTGGATGACACATATCGAAAACCAATAAACG GAATGAGAAACAAAATCTACGTTTCATTGACGgacaaaaatttcgaacacGGAGTTGATCATTTTAAGATTCTCTTTCTGAATGAAACTCAATTTGGAGAAAACATTGCAGTGAAACAGATACTGGGAACCGATTTATTTGTAGGATCATTTGATCCACCAAAGAAGGAATATTTTTACGTTGAA GTAACGAGTTACGTAAACAATGAAACAACTGTTTCTCGAATTTCATCGACTGCTGTGAATGCTGCAGAAGGGTTCGGAGACGATCATGACAATCGAATATTTGAACATCGACCAATATTTAAAAGGCAACCAGTATCATCAAAATCATACGACAACTATGACGCATATTACTTCTTCATAGGCGTGCTGTTAGTCTTATTGGTGTTTATCAAATGTCGTCATTGGTACAAACAGGGTGAAAACCCACATCAAGGATTAAAAGTCGATAAGGATCGTTATCGAACGGTATCAACCGTCAATCGTGTCTAG